A part of Pararoseomonas sp. SCSIO 73927 genomic DNA contains:
- a CDS encoding tripartite tricarboxylate transporter substrate binding protein, with protein MRRAIASLILLALGTAAHAPPAAAQLEPGRVVRVIVGYAPGGSFDVNGRILTDGLREQLGINAIVENRPGAGGTIASDFVAKAPRDGAVLLVGGAGTHGVTPAVRRNLPFNAGRDFTAIGRIAEFANVMVVGADTPVRGVQEFIAWGRGRPGGINFGSQGAGTSIHLTGELFRLRSGLSMTHVPYRGSAPAVLDLQAGRIQVMFDNLPNVFGQIQGGTLRALAVTSGNRLPTLPEVPTMAEAGMPDFVVTSWVGIFGPAGMNPRTVAQLSDVIQRAVAAPEGQARLRTIGATPAAAPAAEFDAVWRADMRRWADVVRDAKVEIEE; from the coding sequence ATGAGACGCGCGATCGCTTCGCTGATCCTCCTCGCCCTCGGCACGGCCGCGCACGCGCCGCCGGCCGCGGCGCAGCTCGAGCCCGGGCGCGTCGTGCGGGTGATCGTGGGCTACGCGCCCGGCGGCTCCTTCGACGTGAACGGCCGCATCCTGACCGACGGGCTGCGGGAGCAGCTCGGCATCAACGCCATCGTGGAGAACCGCCCGGGCGCCGGCGGCACCATCGCCTCGGACTTCGTGGCGAAGGCGCCGCGGGACGGGGCCGTGCTGCTGGTGGGCGGCGCGGGGACGCACGGCGTGACGCCGGCCGTGCGCCGCAACCTGCCTTTCAACGCCGGGCGGGACTTCACGGCCATCGGGCGCATCGCCGAGTTCGCCAACGTCATGGTGGTGGGCGCGGACACGCCGGTGCGCGGCGTGCAGGAGTTCATCGCCTGGGGAAGGGGCAGGCCCGGCGGGATCAACTTCGGCTCCCAGGGGGCCGGCACCTCCATCCACCTGACGGGGGAGTTGTTCCGCCTGCGCTCCGGCCTGTCGATGACGCACGTGCCGTACCGCGGCAGCGCCCCGGCGGTGCTGGACCTGCAGGCCGGCCGCATCCAGGTGATGTTCGACAACCTGCCCAACGTCTTCGGCCAGATCCAGGGCGGCACGCTGCGCGCGCTGGCGGTGACGAGCGGCAACCGGCTGCCCACCCTGCCGGAGGTGCCGACCATGGCGGAGGCGGGCATGCCCGACTTCGTGGTGACGAGCTGGGTCGGCATCTTCGGGCCGGCCGGCATGAACCCGCGCACCGTGGCGCAGCTCTCCGACGTGATCCAGCGGGCCGTCGCGGCGCCCGAGGGGCAGGCGCGGCTGCGGACCATTGGCGCCACCCCCGCCGCGGCCCCCGCCGCCGAGTTCGACGCGGTCTGGCGCGCCGACATGCGCCGCTGGGCGGATGTGGTGCGCGACGCCAAGGTGGAGATCGAGGAGTAG
- a CDS encoding P-II family nitrogen regulator, translating into MKLVMAIIKPFKLDEVREALTPLGVQGLTVTEVKGFGRQKGQTEIYRGAEYQVSFLPKLKIEVAVPSELVEAVVEAIATTARTGKIGDGKVFVLDLERALRIRTGETDAGAL; encoded by the coding sequence ATGAAATTGGTGATGGCGATCATCAAGCCGTTCAAGCTGGACGAGGTGCGCGAGGCGCTCACCCCGCTCGGCGTGCAGGGGCTGACGGTGACCGAGGTGAAGGGGTTCGGCCGCCAGAAGGGCCAGACCGAGATCTACCGCGGCGCGGAGTACCAGGTCTCCTTCCTCCCGAAGCTGAAGATCGAGGTGGCGGTGCCCTCCGAACTGGTCGAGGCCGTGGTGGAGGCGATCGCTACCACCGCCCGCACCGGCAAGATCGGCGACGGCAAGGTCTTCGTGCTCGACCTCGAGCGCGCGCTCCGCATCCGCACCGGCGAGACCGACGCGGGGGCCCTGTGA
- a CDS encoding hydantoinase B/oxoprolinase family protein, producing the protein MSETHLDPATVEIVRRRLEAIAEEMQAVMLRSAVSPIVREANDASASLFLPDGTLIAQSISLPLLLGALMPAVARMLREFPVAEMRPGDVLLMNDPYDGGTHIPDVSLMVPVFAEGRVIALAGAIVHHQDLGGMTPGSLPTTATEIFQEGLRLPPLRLRRDGVTDAGIMRIIALNTRTPDAFAWDLGAQIACCDLAAVRMGELAARHGAAPLAAMMAELVRRAEAATRAAIRAIPDGSWTYEDALDNDGVELDRPVPIRVRVTVAGDTMRLDFTGTAPQVRGPVNAAPAGVMAGCFFALRAVTGPDIPNNGGCARPLEVILPEGSLLNPRMPAALNARTGTVKLVTNAILGALAEALPDRIPAANSGCSTVMALSGRRADGSAWVVTEVLSGGSGGSGRGPGVNGISTDVGNTMNLPVEAMESDAPVRVHHLRVRRGSGGAGRHPGGAGIDREYEVLCGPLTLTFRGERHFHAARGSAGGGDGRVAEALVIRADGAREEVRSKLTTVLNTGDRLRMGTAGAGGWGTPT; encoded by the coding sequence GTGAGCGAGACGCATCTGGACCCCGCGACCGTCGAGATCGTCCGCCGCCGGCTGGAGGCGATCGCGGAGGAGATGCAGGCGGTGATGCTGCGCTCCGCCGTCTCCCCCATCGTGCGGGAGGCGAACGACGCCTCGGCCAGCCTGTTCCTGCCGGACGGCACGCTGATCGCGCAGTCCATCTCCCTGCCGCTGCTGCTGGGTGCCCTGATGCCGGCGGTGGCGCGCATGCTGCGGGAGTTCCCGGTGGCGGAGATGCGGCCGGGCGACGTGCTGCTGATGAACGACCCCTATGATGGCGGCACGCACATCCCGGACGTGTCGCTGATGGTGCCGGTCTTCGCGGAGGGGCGGGTGATCGCGCTGGCCGGCGCCATCGTGCACCACCAGGACCTCGGCGGCATGACGCCGGGTTCCCTGCCGACCACGGCGACGGAGATCTTCCAGGAGGGGCTGCGCCTGCCGCCGCTGCGCCTGCGGCGGGACGGGGTGACGGACGCGGGGATCATGCGGATCATCGCCCTCAACACCCGCACCCCGGACGCCTTCGCCTGGGACCTGGGCGCGCAGATCGCCTGCTGCGACCTGGCGGCGGTGCGGATGGGGGAACTCGCCGCGCGCCACGGCGCCGCGCCTTTGGCCGCCATGATGGCGGAGCTGGTGCGGCGCGCGGAGGCCGCGACGCGCGCCGCCATCCGCGCCATCCCCGACGGCAGCTGGACCTACGAGGACGCGCTGGACAATGACGGGGTGGAGCTGGACCGCCCGGTGCCGATCCGCGTGCGCGTGACCGTGGCGGGGGACACGATGCGGCTGGATTTCACCGGCACCGCCCCGCAGGTGCGCGGGCCGGTGAACGCCGCACCGGCCGGGGTGATGGCGGGGTGCTTCTTCGCGCTGCGGGCGGTGACCGGGCCGGACATCCCGAACAATGGCGGCTGCGCGCGCCCGCTGGAGGTGATCCTGCCCGAGGGATCGCTGCTGAACCCCCGCATGCCCGCCGCGCTGAACGCGCGCACGGGCACGGTGAAGCTCGTGACCAACGCCATCCTCGGCGCGCTGGCGGAAGCGCTGCCGGATCGCATCCCCGCCGCCAATTCCGGCTGCTCTACCGTCATGGCGCTCTCCGGGCGACGGGCGGACGGATCGGCCTGGGTGGTGACGGAGGTGCTCTCGGGCGGCAGCGGCGGGTCCGGCCGCGGGCCGGGCGTGAACGGCATCTCCACCGATGTGGGCAACACCATGAACCTGCCGGTGGAGGCCATGGAGTCCGACGCGCCGGTGCGGGTGCACCACCTCCGCGTGCGGCGCGGCTCCGGCGGGGCCGGGCGGCATCCCGGCGGGGCGGGGATCGACCGGGAGTACGAGGTGCTGTGCGGGCCGCTGACCCTCACCTTCCGCGGGGAGCGGCACTTCCACGCGGCCCGCGGCAGCGCCGGCGGCGGCGACGGCCGCGTGGCCGAGGCCCTGGTGATCCGCGCGGACGGCGCGCGGGAGGAAGTTCGGTCGAAGCTGACCACGGTGCTGAACACGGGCGACCGGCTGCGGATGGGCACGGCCGGCGCCGGAGGCTGGGGAACCCCGACATGA
- a CDS encoding ammonium transporter, with the protein MRPDTRRWLGMAAAAALLMAGPALAQDAPAAAEAATVSAGDTAWMLTSTALVLLMTIPGLALFYAGMVRKKNVLSTMMQSFSITAIATIVWMVIGYSLAFGEGGAYIGDLSKLLLRGVAENWDKPFTLGTSDDAVPFTIPETVFLMFQMTFAIITPALITGAFADRMKFSAMVLFTVLWMLVVYAPVAHWVWHPNGWIFDLGAADFAGGTVVHINAGVAGLVAAIVLGKRVGYGHDNMSPFNLALAVIGAALLWVGWFGFNAGSAGAAGGRAGMAMLVTQVAAAAAALAWLFVEWAVKGKPSVLGVISGAVAGLVAITPAAGFVLPGPALIIGVVAGLTGFWGATALKHWCGYDDSLDAFGVHGLCGIVGALLTGVFAYGPLTATTALPDGAYVGGAELLTKQAIATVAVFVFTAVATWILLKIVDVIVGLRVTEEEEREGLDVSLHGERLG; encoded by the coding sequence ATGCGACCCGACACCCGCCGCTGGCTGGGGATGGCCGCGGCCGCCGCCCTGCTGATGGCCGGCCCCGCCCTGGCCCAGGACGCGCCCGCGGCCGCCGAGGCCGCGACCGTGAGCGCCGGCGACACCGCCTGGATGCTCACCTCCACCGCCCTCGTCCTGCTGATGACGATCCCCGGCCTCGCGCTCTTCTACGCCGGCATGGTCCGCAAGAAGAACGTGCTGTCCACCATGATGCAGTCCTTCTCCATTACTGCGATCGCCACGATCGTGTGGATGGTGATCGGCTACAGCCTCGCCTTCGGCGAGGGCGGCGCCTACATCGGCGACCTTTCGAAGCTGCTGCTGCGCGGCGTCGCGGAGAACTGGGACAAGCCCTTCACGCTCGGCACGAGCGACGACGCGGTGCCCTTCACGATCCCCGAGACGGTCTTCCTGATGTTCCAGATGACCTTCGCGATCATCACCCCGGCCCTCATCACCGGCGCCTTCGCGGACCGGATGAAGTTCTCGGCCATGGTGCTCTTCACGGTCCTCTGGATGCTCGTCGTCTACGCCCCGGTCGCGCACTGGGTGTGGCACCCGAACGGCTGGATCTTCGACCTCGGCGCCGCGGACTTCGCGGGCGGCACGGTGGTGCACATCAATGCGGGCGTGGCCGGCCTCGTCGCCGCGATCGTCCTCGGCAAGCGCGTGGGCTACGGGCACGACAACATGTCGCCCTTCAACCTGGCGCTGGCCGTGATCGGCGCCGCGCTCCTCTGGGTGGGCTGGTTCGGCTTCAACGCGGGCTCCGCCGGCGCCGCCGGCGGCCGCGCGGGCATGGCCATGCTCGTCACGCAGGTCGCCGCTGCCGCCGCCGCGCTCGCCTGGCTGTTCGTGGAGTGGGCCGTGAAGGGCAAGCCCTCCGTGCTCGGCGTCATCTCCGGCGCCGTGGCCGGGCTGGTGGCCATCACCCCGGCGGCCGGCTTCGTCCTGCCCGGGCCGGCGCTGATCATCGGCGTGGTCGCCGGCCTCACCGGCTTCTGGGGCGCCACCGCGCTGAAGCACTGGTGCGGCTACGACGACAGCCTGGACGCCTTCGGCGTGCACGGCCTCTGCGGCATCGTCGGCGCGCTGCTGACGGGGGTCTTCGCCTACGGCCCGCTCACGGCCACGACGGCGCTGCCGGACGGCGCCTATGTCGGCGGCGCCGAGCTGCTGACAAAGCAGGCCATCGCCACCGTCGCGGTCTTCGTCTTCACCGCGGTCGCCACCTGGATCCTGCTGAAGATCGTGGACGTGATCGTCGGCCTCCGCGTGACGGAGGAGGAGGAGCGCGAGGGCCTCGACGTCTCCCTCCACGGCGAGCGCCTGGGCTGA
- a CDS encoding FAD-dependent oxidoreductase codes for MKIAVIGNGILGSCCAAWLQRDGHGVVFVDPLGPAEATSFGNAGSLSPSACLPVGMPGMWKKVPGWLLDPLGPLSVRWRYAPVAAPWLLRFLRASGPAEVVRIATALRGLLAPIFECYEPLLQRAGGTGLMRRSGCLYVYSSASVARQWQWGMDLRRSLGVALREVGEEELAALEPDLRGRFRFGLLAAENGSATDPAALTRAIFDRCVTDGAEVVRARATGFRRNGTEVAAVLLEGGREVACDGVVLAGGAWSARLARQLGPSIPLETQRGYHVTVASNNLGLRHTVMAVEHNMMVNPMSMGLRLAGSVEFAGLKAPANLARADVLLARGREMFPHLDTSRTTSWMGHRPCLPDSLPVIGPAPRAGNAWFAFGHGHVGMCGAASTGREVANLVAGRAPEIDLAPFSPLRFG; via the coding sequence AGCGCGACGGGCATGGGGTGGTCTTCGTCGATCCGCTCGGGCCGGCGGAGGCAACCTCCTTCGGCAATGCCGGCTCCCTCTCGCCCTCCGCCTGCCTGCCCGTGGGAATGCCGGGAATGTGGAAGAAGGTGCCGGGCTGGCTGCTGGACCCGCTCGGCCCGCTCTCCGTCCGCTGGCGCTACGCGCCGGTGGCGGCGCCCTGGCTGCTGCGCTTCCTGCGGGCGAGCGGGCCGGCGGAGGTGGTCCGCATCGCCACCGCGCTGCGCGGCCTGCTGGCGCCGATCTTCGAGTGCTACGAGCCGCTGTTGCAGCGCGCCGGCGGCACCGGGCTGATGCGCCGCAGCGGCTGCCTCTACGTCTACTCCTCCGCATCAGTGGCGCGGCAGTGGCAATGGGGGATGGACCTCCGCCGCTCCCTCGGCGTCGCGCTGCGCGAGGTGGGGGAGGAGGAGCTGGCGGCGCTGGAGCCGGACCTGCGGGGCCGCTTCCGCTTCGGCCTGCTGGCGGCGGAGAACGGCTCCGCCACCGATCCCGCGGCGCTGACCCGCGCCATCTTCGACCGCTGCGTGACGGATGGCGCCGAGGTCGTGCGCGCCCGCGCCACGGGCTTCCGCCGGAACGGGACGGAGGTGGCGGCGGTACTGCTGGAGGGCGGGCGGGAGGTGGCCTGCGACGGGGTGGTGCTGGCGGGCGGCGCCTGGTCCGCGCGGCTGGCGCGGCAGCTCGGCCCCTCCATCCCGCTGGAGACGCAGCGCGGCTACCACGTCACCGTCGCCAGCAACAACCTCGGGCTGCGGCACACCGTGATGGCGGTGGAGCACAACATGATGGTGAACCCGATGAGCATGGGGCTGCGCCTGGCGGGATCGGTGGAGTTCGCCGGGCTGAAGGCGCCCGCGAACCTCGCGCGGGCGGATGTGCTGCTGGCGCGGGGAAGGGAGATGTTCCCGCACCTCGACACCTCCCGCACCACCTCCTGGATGGGGCACCGGCCCTGCCTGCCGGACAGCCTGCCGGTGATCGGCCCCGCCCCGCGCGCGGGCAATGCCTGGTTCGCCTTCGGCCACGGCCATGTCGGCATGTGCGGGGCAGCGAGCACGGGGCGGGAGGTGGCGAACCTCGTCGCGGGGCGCGCGCCGGAGATCGACCTCGCGCCCTTCTCGCCTCTTCGCTTCGGCTGA
- a CDS encoding tripartite tricarboxylate transporter substrate binding protein: MSLSFGRRALGLGAIGLALPAVSRAQGPVPGPVPAPGWPGRPVRLVVPFPPGGSTDALARRLAERMTASLGQPVLVENRPGAGGTTGADLVSKSAPDGTTLLMGVTGSNAIAGTLFPNLPYDPVAGFAPISRVVSAPLVVAVNPETGLRDLAGYIAEARVNPGAITYATPGNGTSMHLTGVMFGLAAGVELTHVPYRGTAQATTDLIAGRVRSSFGDLLILLPQIRAGAVRALAVTGAARHPLLPDVPTVAEAALPGFEAESWQGVFAPPGTPPAILARLHAEVARAMEAPEIRDSFAGQGFRVEATTPESFAAFVRAEVGKWGQVVREGRVRLD; the protein is encoded by the coding sequence ATGAGTCTCTCCTTCGGCCGCCGCGCCCTCGGCCTCGGCGCGATCGGCCTGGCCCTGCCGGCGGTCTCCCGCGCCCAGGGTCCTGTTCCCGGTCCCGTCCCGGCCCCTGGCTGGCCCGGCCGTCCCGTCCGGCTCGTCGTGCCCTTCCCGCCCGGCGGCAGCACGGACGCGCTGGCGCGGCGCCTGGCGGAGCGGATGACGGCCTCCCTCGGGCAGCCCGTGCTGGTGGAGAACCGGCCGGGGGCGGGCGGCACGACGGGCGCCGACCTCGTCTCCAAATCCGCGCCGGACGGCACCACCCTCCTCATGGGCGTCACGGGCAGCAACGCGATCGCGGGTACCCTTTTCCCCAACCTGCCCTACGATCCCGTGGCGGGCTTCGCGCCCATCTCCCGCGTGGTCTCCGCGCCCCTGGTCGTGGCGGTGAACCCGGAGACCGGGCTGCGGGACCTGGCCGGCTACATCGCGGAGGCGCGGGTGAATCCGGGCGCGATCACCTACGCCACGCCGGGCAACGGCACCTCCATGCACCTCACCGGCGTCATGTTCGGCCTCGCCGCCGGGGTGGAGCTGACCCATGTGCCCTATCGCGGCACCGCCCAGGCAACGACGGACCTGATCGCCGGGCGCGTGCGGTCCAGCTTCGGCGACCTTCTCATCCTGCTGCCGCAGATCCGCGCGGGCGCGGTGCGCGCGCTCGCCGTGACAGGCGCGGCGCGCCACCCGCTGCTGCCGGACGTGCCGACGGTGGCGGAGGCCGCGCTGCCGGGCTTCGAGGCGGAGTCCTGGCAGGGCGTCTTCGCGCCGCCGGGGACACCGCCGGCGATCCTGGCGCGGTTGCACGCGGAGGTGGCGCGCGCCATGGAGGCGCCGGAGATCCGCGACTCCTTTGCCGGGCAGGGCTTCCGCGTGGAGGCGACCACCCCCGAAAGCTTCGCGGCCTTCGTGCGCGCGGAGGTCGGGAAGTGGGGCCAGGTGGTGCGCGAGGGCAGGGTCAGGCTCGACTGA
- a CDS encoding hydantoinase/oxoprolinase family protein has product MDIGIDIGGTFTDAVLRGGDGSLRSLKVPSTPDDPARAVGHALERLLGKRGAEGVRRFLHGTTVATNAILENTAAPVGLIATRGFADVIELGRMTRASNYDLLFGPQTPVALVPPERRMEVTERIGADGAVLELLDEAEVAEAARALEASGARAVAICFLFAFVDPAHERRAREIVRATCPDLAVSLSSEVDPAPREYERTCATAFDAALKPVMSDYLGRVEAILRGAEVGVPLQVMHSRGGLLGAAAARGRPIRLTLSGPSAAAIGAAAVLRGAGFPDGVSIDVGGTSADVAVIRDGAPALRMDGRIGTFPVRVPTADVLAVAAGGGSIAWIDAAGGLRVGPRSAGAAPGPACYRRGGTRPTVLDASVVLGLVDPARFAAGELPLDAAAAEEAIAREVAGPLGLGVREAAVAIHRVINATMAEAVRAVTVARGVDPRDLPLVAAGGGGGLHVAAIAEDLGQTRIVIPAAPGVLAATGLLDAPLEHDAARGFGRLLDDLPEEELRAAIRALVEETRAAMVAEGADAGAAEVVLTAQASFAGQGHALEVPLPVGDDDPRAAIRDGFVALHRATYGHAREAPVRLIALRAVCRLRTAPVAPRAVSGAGAARTRRAAVIAGLAGEVAVVPRAALRPGEVLEGPAIIEQDDTTVVVPAGWRVTAGPAHLLMERAP; this is encoded by the coding sequence TTGGATATCGGCATCGACATCGGCGGCACCTTCACGGACGCGGTGCTGCGCGGCGGGGACGGTTCCCTGCGCTCCCTGAAGGTGCCGAGCACGCCGGACGACCCCGCCCGCGCCGTGGGCCACGCGCTGGAGCGGCTGCTGGGGAAGCGCGGGGCGGAAGGCGTGCGCCGCTTCCTGCACGGCACCACGGTGGCCACCAACGCCATCCTGGAGAACACGGCCGCGCCGGTCGGGCTGATCGCCACGCGCGGCTTCGCGGACGTGATCGAGCTCGGCCGGATGACGCGCGCTTCCAACTACGACCTGCTCTTCGGCCCGCAGACTCCGGTGGCGCTGGTGCCGCCGGAGCGGCGCATGGAGGTGACGGAGCGGATCGGCGCCGACGGCGCAGTGCTTGAACTGCTGGACGAGGCGGAGGTGGCGGAGGCGGCGCGGGCGCTGGAGGCTTCGGGCGCACGGGCGGTCGCGATCTGCTTCCTCTTCGCCTTCGTTGATCCCGCGCATGAGCGGCGCGCGCGGGAAATCGTGCGGGCCACCTGCCCGGACCTCGCCGTCTCCCTCTCCTCGGAGGTGGATCCCGCGCCGCGGGAGTATGAGCGCACCTGCGCCACCGCCTTCGACGCGGCGCTGAAGCCCGTGATGAGCGACTATCTCGGCCGGGTGGAGGCGATCCTCCGCGGGGCGGAGGTGGGGGTGCCGCTGCAGGTCATGCACTCGCGCGGCGGCCTGCTGGGCGCGGCGGCGGCGCGGGGGCGGCCGATCCGGCTGACCCTTTCCGGCCCCTCCGCGGCCGCCATCGGCGCGGCGGCGGTGCTGCGGGGGGCGGGCTTCCCCGACGGCGTCTCCATCGACGTGGGCGGGACGAGCGCGGACGTGGCCGTGATCCGCGACGGCGCCCCGGCGCTGCGGATGGACGGGAGGATCGGCACCTTCCCCGTGCGCGTGCCCACCGCCGACGTGCTGGCGGTGGCGGCCGGGGGCGGCTCCATCGCCTGGATCGACGCCGCGGGCGGGCTGCGTGTGGGGCCGCGCTCGGCGGGCGCCGCGCCGGGTCCGGCCTGCTACCGGCGCGGCGGGACGCGCCCGACGGTGCTGGACGCCTCCGTGGTGCTGGGGCTGGTGGATCCGGCCCGCTTCGCCGCCGGGGAACTGCCGCTGGACGCGGCGGCGGCGGAGGAGGCGATCGCGCGCGAGGTGGCCGGCCCGCTGGGGCTGGGCGTGCGGGAGGCGGCGGTGGCGATCCACCGCGTCATCAACGCCACCATGGCGGAGGCGGTGCGCGCCGTGACCGTGGCGCGCGGCGTGGACCCGCGCGACCTGCCCCTGGTGGCCGCCGGCGGCGGCGGCGGGCTGCACGTGGCCGCGATCGCGGAGGACCTCGGGCAGACCCGGATCGTCATCCCCGCCGCGCCCGGCGTGCTGGCTGCGACGGGCCTGCTGGACGCGCCGCTGGAGCACGACGCCGCGCGCGGCTTCGGGCGCCTGTTGGACGATCTGCCGGAGGAGGAACTGCGCGCCGCGATCCGGGCGCTGGTGGAGGAGACCCGCGCGGCGATGGTGGCGGAGGGCGCCGATGCCGGGGCGGCGGAGGTGGTGCTGACCGCCCAGGCCAGCTTCGCCGGCCAGGGCCACGCGCTGGAGGTGCCGCTGCCGGTGGGGGACGACGACCCGCGCGCCGCCATCCGGGACGGCTTCGTCGCCCTGCACCGCGCCACATACGGCCACGCGCGCGAGGCGCCGGTGCGGCTGATCGCCCTTCGCGCCGTGTGCCGCCTGCGCACGGCGCCCGTGGCGCCCCGCGCCGTCTCCGGCGCCGGGGCCGCGCGCACGCGCCGCGCCGCCGTGATCGCGGGCCTGGCAGGGGAGGTGGCGGTGGTGCCCCGCGCCGCGCTGCGCCCCGGCGAGGTGCTGGAGGGGCCCGCCATCATCGAGCAGGACGACACCACCGTCGTCGTGCCCGCCGGCTGGCGGGTGACCGCCGGTCCCGCCCACCTGCTGATGGAGCGCGCGCCGTGA
- a CDS encoding DUF808 domain-containing protein: MRVSLGLIALLDDVAGLAKAAAASLDDVAAQAARSGAKAAGVVIDDAAVTPRYLTGFSASRELPVVWRIALGSLRNKLLFLLPAALLLSAVAPWAITPILMLGGAYLCYEGTEKVYEAIHPHGAHGPEHVTGQAPQDPQAFEDAKVQSAIQTDFILSAEIMAISLASIPDGSFLFRAAILAAVGLALTALVYGGVALIVKADDAGLALAGAERPLTGPLSRDGTPTAADRLLRPVTRAIGRALVGGMPVLLRLLAIIGTAAMVWVGGGIIIHGLEGFGLAGPAHLSEAASHAAAGAVPAIGPFLGWLAGAAISGILGLLIGAALIPVVEHGIAPLLRRVRG, encoded by the coding sequence ATGCGCGTGAGCCTGGGCCTGATCGCATTGCTGGACGACGTGGCGGGCCTCGCCAAGGCTGCCGCCGCCTCGCTGGACGACGTGGCCGCCCAGGCCGCTCGCTCCGGCGCCAAGGCCGCCGGCGTGGTGATCGACGACGCCGCCGTCACCCCGCGCTACCTCACCGGCTTCAGCGCCAGCCGCGAGCTCCCGGTCGTCTGGCGCATCGCCCTCGGCTCGCTCCGCAACAAGCTCCTCTTCCTTCTCCCCGCCGCGCTGCTCCTCAGCGCCGTCGCCCCCTGGGCCATCACGCCCATCCTCATGCTCGGCGGCGCCTACCTCTGCTACGAGGGCACGGAGAAGGTCTACGAGGCCATCCACCCCCACGGCGCCCACGGCCCGGAACATGTCACCGGCCAGGCCCCGCAGGATCCCCAGGCCTTCGAGGACGCGAAGGTTCAGTCCGCGATCCAGACTGACTTCATCCTCTCCGCCGAGATCATGGCCATCTCCCTCGCCAGCATCCCGGACGGCTCCTTCCTCTTCCGCGCCGCCATCCTCGCCGCGGTCGGCCTGGCGCTCACCGCCCTCGTCTATGGCGGCGTGGCCCTCATCGTGAAGGCGGACGACGCCGGCCTCGCCCTCGCCGGGGCCGAACGCCCCCTCACCGGCCCTCTCAGCCGCGACGGCACCCCCACCGCGGCGGACCGCCTCCTCCGCCCGGTCACCCGGGCCATCGGACGCGCCCTTGTCGGGGGCATGCCCGTCCTCCTCCGGCTTCTCGCGATCATCGGCACCGCCGCCATGGTCTGGGTCGGCGGGGGCATCATCATCCACGGCCTGGAAGGCTTTGGCCTGGCCGGGCCCGCGCACCTATCGGAAGCCGCCTCCCACGCCGCTGCCGGCGCCGTCCCGGCGATCGGCCCCTTCCTGGGATGGCTCGCCGGCGCCGCGATCTCCGGCATCCTCGGCCTGCTCATCGGCGCCGCCCTGATCCCAGTGGTGGAGCACGGGATCGCGCCCCTTCTCAGGCGGGTGCGCGGGTAG